CTACAAGAACCCCGAAGCCTCGGTCGCCGACATCAAGGACGGCTGGATGCATTCGGGCGACGCCGGCTACTACAACGACAACCGGCAGCTCGTCGTGATCGACCGCATCAAGGATCTCGCCGAGACCTCGCGCGGCGAACGGTTCTCTCCGCAATACATCGAGAACAAGCTGAAGTTCTCGCCCTATGTCGCAGAAGCCGTCGTGCTCGGCGCCGGCCGCGACGCACTGGCCGCGATGATCTGCATCCGCTACTCGATCATCTCGAAATGGGCGGAGAAGAACCGCCTCTCCTTCACGACCTACACCGACCTGTCGTCGCGGCCGGAAGTCTACGCGCTGCTGAAGAAAGAGGTCGAGACCGTCAACGCTACCCTGCCGCCGGCGCAGCGCATCTCACGCTTCCTGCTGCTGTACAAGGAGCTCGATGCCGACGATGGCGAGCTGACCCGGACCCGAAAGGTCCGGCGCAGCGTCATCAACGAGAAATACGCCGACATCATCGAGGCGATCTACCGCGGCAAGGCCAACATTCCCGTCGACACCGTGATCCGTTTCCAGGACGGCACGACGCAACGCGTCCGCACCACGTTGCAGGTGGTCGATCTCGGCCGTGCTGCGATCGCGGAGGCCGCGGAATGACTGTGTCCGCGTCATACACAGACCTTCACCTCGCCCCGCTTGCGGGGAGAGGTCGGATCGCGTCAGCGATCCGGGTGAGGGGGAGCCTCCGCAAGCGCGGTGAGAATGGTTTCAAGAACACCAGCCAAATTGCCGGAGATCTCGTTGTTCCAGAAGCGCAAGACCCGGTATTTGTGATCGATGAGCCATTTGTCGCGAACGGCGTCGGTCTGACTGTTGGCGTGTTGTCCACCATCCACCTCGATCACGAGGCGATGTTCGCGGCAGATAAAATCGACCGTGTAAGGCCCTATCGGCTCCTGTCTGACGAACTTGTAACCATTCAGCCTGCGACCGCGGAGCCGGTACCAGAGCGCTCCTTCCGCA
The window above is part of the Bradyrhizobium sp. PSBB068 genome. Proteins encoded here:
- a CDS encoding DUF559 domain-containing protein; amino-acid sequence: MRGARESKTERARNLRSASTDAEGALWYRLRGRRLNGYKFVRQEPIGPYTVDFICREHRLVIEVDGGQHANSQTDAVRDKWLIDHKYRVLRFWNNEISGNLAGVLETILTALAEAPPHPDR